gctcggaaagcacttgggtgcttttgccggcaacggaattccccagcgcactaccaccgcggaccaaattacgaggcccagcctgtatttttgcgagtgtgtgtgcgcgccaggtgtccctttgacgagccgcggaatgttgcatctgatcaatgagtgcgagagagatggacgattccgaggcggcttggcaaagccgagtggtctcctttgacgtgccgcatctgcccaatgagtgcgagagagagagacgacaaaacagcgtatcgaccaatccaagatgagccctgctccccgtttacggccgttctttcccgggctcacgctcggaaagcacttgggtgcttttgccggcaacggaattccccagcgcactaccaccgcggaccaaattacgaggcccagcctgtatttttgcgagtgtgtgtgcgcgccaggtgtccctttgacgagccgcggaatgttgcatctgatcaatgagtgcgagagagatggacgattccgaggcggcttggcaaagccgagtggtctcctttgacgtgccgcatctgcccaatgagtgcgagagagagagacgacaaaacagcgtatcgaccaatccaagatgagccctgctccccgtttacggccgttctttcccgggctcacgctcggaaagcacttgggtgcttttgccggcaacggaattccccagcgcactaccaccgcggaccaaattacgaggcccagcctgtatttttgcgagtgtgtgtgcgcgccaggtgtccctttgacgagccgcggaatgttgcatctgatcaatgagtgcgagagagatggacgattccgaggcggcttggcaaagccgagtggtctcctttgacgtgccgcatctgcccaatgagtgcgagagagagagacgacaaaacagcgtatcgaccaatccaagatgagccctgctccccgtttacggccgttctttcccgggctcacgctcggaaagcacttgggtgcttttgccggcaacggaattccccagcgcactaccaccgcggaccaaattacgaggcccagcctgtatttttgcgagtgtgtgtgcgcgccaggtgtccctttgacgagccgcggaatgttgcatctgatcaatgagtgcgagagagatggacgattccgaggcggcttggcaaagccgagtggtctcctttgacgtgccgcatctgcccaatgagtgcgagagagagagacgacaaaacagcgtatcgaccaatccaagatgagccctgctccccgtttacggccgttctttcccgggctcacgctcggaaagcacttgggtgcttttgccggcaacggaattccccagcgcactaccaccgcggaccaaattacgaggcccagcctgtatttttgcgagtgtgtgtgtgcgccaggtgtccctttgacgagccgcggaatgttgcatctgatcaatgagtgcgagagagatggacgattccgaggcggcttggcaaagccgagtggtctcctttgacgtgccgcatctgcccaatgagtgcgagagagagagacgacaaaacagcgtatcgaccattccaagatgagccctgctccccgtttacggccgttctttcccgggctcacgctcggaaagcacttgggtgcttttgccgaaaacagcgtatggactaATCTTTGTTGAGTTTTACTTCCCTTTCAGGATCTACCATGGCCTACTTTAGTGGATTTTTGGTTGATGCAATCAAGTGTTCTTGCCCTGAAGGAACTCGCATTACCACCACGGAAAAAATTCGAGCCGGAAcctgtaattttggtcgtattTTCGAGGGCTCGTGATCCAAAATCACTCAAGTGGTATTGCCGCAAAGGAACTTGCACTACCTACCTACAGTacttgataatttcaaggaaaattacgcatgtatttccctaaaaattcatgTTCTATCagatgaaatatggcaactctcgaattttcatgcgacgttcttccttagcacggcagtcctgCTCGCCAGTACCGGGCGCGCCGCTTGTGAAACGCTGAGTGCCTATAGAGagtcaaaactcaattttgtgCGTATGCAACCGGGCTATctatggagcccgaatagtcgcatcaaggcgttaaaatgaaattcataGTTTCATGCTAGTGTTGCCCGTTAGTAGTGCTCGCCTAACTGAGGCCGCTTTCCTTGCTCTCTATCCTCTTATTCCCTGATTTCAGCTTTGCCTATTGTGCCGATCGATGAGCCGAAGAATGTAGTATCTGATAAAtgggtgcgagagagatagatttaaaaaaaaagcgtaTGGACCCATCTAAGTTGAGCTTCACTCTCCGCTTATGCGAGTGTATGTGTGCCCCTTTGACGAGGCCGAAGAATGTAGCATCTGATCAATGAATTCAATTGGGACGGGCGAAAATCAGCGCATGGACCAATCTACTTTGAACTTAACACCCCGTTTGGTTTAGGGCCGTGTTTTTGGGGGAGCGTGGTCGAAAAGCAATCAAGTGTTTTTGCCGCAAAGGAATTCGCTTTACAACCACgggttaaatggacgtatttatgcgaaatggaactatgtgcaagtggaaagatggggcgTGCTCGTTACTGCCCGGGCCatgagaatgaatgggactttaaaagcgcGAGTGACGTCATCAGTGAGTACCGGGTACGAGGAGGCGCGACACGAGCGACGACGACTAGGTCGTGagtttttaactcatgagccctgtcaacaaggctcttgtcacatgcctacggctcacgagttagcgctcagttccttttcatttaattgaaaatctcgcttttccattttctaaaGAGGAACTACAtcaacttttacattgtttcttatgcagcttccacgagcacaccccatctttccacttccacattgttccttttagcataaatacgtccaaataggtACGAGCCTGAGCCTGCGTATTTTTGTGTGTGTCCATGTTGAACCAACccaaaatgttaacattttttgaaaattaggtacCAAATCCCTTGCCGGGTGTTTTGGGGACACCGGGAGGCATCTCCAACTGTCACAACAAGTACGAGTCGGACGCTTCGTGCACCCGGCGGGACCTGTACTTCGGCGACCCGGCGCCGCTCCAGATGGACTTGTTCAAAAACTTGTACTTCGGGGCTCCTGAATACGAGTACACGATGAAATACCTGAACACGGTCAGCGCGAGGCGCTTCAACGACAGCTTGATGACCAACCCTTATTATACTATTGCTCCCCTCTCGGGGGTGGTGCGGATCGCGGAGTTCTTCTTCATGAACCGGATGATGAGCAACCACTCGGCGGCGCGTCCCGAGGGCTGGTTTGATGGCGTGTCCTTGAAAAGTTTTTTCGGCGTCACCGGCCCCGACAACTACTTGACTTACCGAGTTGGTTATGAGCGCATCCCGGATAATTGGTACAAACGTCCCACGCCCTATGATTTCGACAGTGTGGTGCCGGACCTGGCGGCATTCAGTGCCCAGCACCCTGAGGCAGTTAAATTTGGAGGTAAGAGGGAAAGACAATACTGCCTTGCTGCGGAAGAATGCCGGGtgagcttttagacgttgccagatttcctttaataaaaactgaaattccGGGGACTGCTTTGATACTTTCCCTCAAATTTTGCGGACAATATTAATCGaaatttaatctagaatatctgGAGACTTCGAGGAAaagtatgaataattttcctcaaatacaCATGTtttgtccggggaaatttggcaactctcgaatgtcgaaatcaggaccggattaaggggggccgcatgggccgcggcaaatctagggggcggcaaattttgcaatttttctaaatgtagccataaaaaaatcggatttcgaaagaaaaaaaattacaaacgggaaaaggctacaaaatctctcatttcctgagagtatagtaatttctaattttgtcgtctttcagtgatacaagagacagcacctttaattagtcgagttaagagagaaaccaaacacgcaatttggcctggaacggtgcgacttagagaaaatttatgacgaggacttgagatgaaaaggagaagcccgcggcgcggcggtcggcatgtaaaacatattagcgcctacaagactgcacgaatacttcacgcattgcatcaaacacgtgtggtcactgcagtcagcgtgaaacggatagcgcctacaagaatgcatgaatacttcacgcattgcgccaaagacagtgcggtcagcgtaaaacgcttagcgcctacaagactgtcggaatacttcacgcattgcgtcgaactcAGTgtagtctgcgcggcgcggcggcggaagttaaaatcattaaactacatttaagtttgttctttcataattttttcgttcatttcttatgaatggaagaccttgtccacacagagataggtttacggtaCTTTGgaacggtttttattgatgtttcaaaacgaatgagaagggggcggcaaaatacaggcggcccatgggaggcaagtaggtaaatcctgccCTGGTTGAAATGACGCATGGCGAACCAGCATGACGCTGGCTGGAGCATGGCAGAATACATGGTGACTCAAGGTTCAAACGccggactgcaggagcgtgttctatgggtcaaaatagaTTACCTAGATAAAATTTTTATCATCTATAACATTTTAGTTCTTTATCATACAAAATATCAGTTTATTTTGTATTGATTATCAAAAAGagcgatattttaaaatttaacaaaattttaaacagtAATAAGTTTTCAACGTAACTTTCACATGAAGTTTACTCATTACAGACTAAAAGTATTTCCCAATTCgccaattttattaattttttacggt
This window of the Bemisia tabaci chromosome 3, PGI_BMITA_v3 genome carries:
- the LOC140224141 gene encoding uncharacterized protein; its protein translation is MGRARYCPGHENEWDFKSASDVISEYRVPNPLPGVLGTPGGISNCHNKYESDASCTRRDLYFGDPAPLQMDLFKNLYFGAPEYEYTMKYLNTVSARRFNDSLMTNPYYTIAPLSGVVRIAEFFFMNRMMSNHSAARPEGWFDGVSLKSFFGVTGPDNYLTYRVGYERIPDNWYKRPTPYDFDSVVPDLAAFSAQHPEAVKFGGNIGEPNSFVGIDLKDLTGGALKTEDLLKGDNLLCLLYRLSTDVVGDMIEGAEFFKGLTGMSGNSSTPRGCPQFNKMDLTPFSQFPGFNASRPAIDPK